In Lycium ferocissimum isolate CSIRO_LF1 chromosome 11, AGI_CSIRO_Lferr_CH_V1, whole genome shotgun sequence, a single genomic region encodes these proteins:
- the LOC132036926 gene encoding transcription factor bHLH118-like translates to MKPWLATFTGFIIYNDQKGNWRKHKAIMDDCDQFDYGQLDQLFNFLSSTASPPLPPPLTIHRKQDSSISLQTQSSNLVTSHVTKMKPIANVNHHVIKKKPIITTTTIDDQVQDPHKEKEKKKVIRREVERQRRRDMAKLYQRLRLLIPSKYLMGKRSISDHLEEIVDYVKDLRKNIEDLETKRQKLKEMRNNITCSSNLHSQLAPSSSSMKLSGHEINGNDDEDRIRVNSCNEEVEISAKGGIPLSKVLKVLMKEGLIVNSCVSSTANQRLLHIIQSKVNTREDIDLARLRFKLMSLSYKL, encoded by the exons ATGAAACCTTGGTTAGCTACGTTCACCGgatttattatatataatgaCCAAAAAGGTAATTGGAGAAAGCACAAAGCAATAATGGATGATTGTGATCAATTTGATTATGGTCAATTAGATCAACTattcaactttctttcttctacagcttctcctcctcttcctcctcctcttaCTATTCATAGAAAGCAAgattcatcaatttcattacaAACACAAAGCTCTAATCTTGTTACAAGTCATGTGACTAAAATGAAACCAATTGCCAATGTTAATCATCATGTGATTAAAAAGAAGCCAATTATCACCACTACTACTATTGATGATCAAGTTCAAGATCCCcataaagagaaagagaagaagaaagtcaTACGAAGAGAAGTTGAAAGGCAAAGAAGGCGAGATATGGCTAAGCTTTACCAACGTTTACGCCTTCTTATTCCTTCTAAATATCTCATG GGAAAGAGATCTATATCTGATCATCTAGAAGAGATTGTGGATTATGTAAAAGACTTGAGGAAGAACATAGAGGACTTGGAAACAAAGAgacaaaaattgaaagaaatgagaaataatATTACTTGTAGCTCTAATCTTCACTCTCAATTGGCACCATCTTCTTCCTCTATGAAATTAAGTGGTCATGAGATTAACGGCAATGATGATGAGGATAGAATAAGAGTGAATTCATGCAATGAAGAAGTGGAAATTTCAGCTAAAGGAGGGATCCCTCTATCAAAAGTGCTTAAGGTTCTCATGAAGGAAGGGCTTATTGTTAATAGCTGTGTTTCCTCCACAGCTAATCAAAGGCTTCTTCACATTATCCAATCTAAG GTGAATACAAGAGAGGATATTGATCTTGCAAGGCTACGATTCAAGTTGATGAGTTTATCTTATAAACTGTGA